TCGGGTCAACCAGTCCCTGCTGGCCACCCACGCCGCCCACCGCAAGACAGTGCTAATCCTCGACGAGGCGCAAAACCTTGCGCCAGAGGTGCTGGAACAGATCCGGCTGTTGACTAACCTTGAAACCGACCGGCACAAGTTGTTGCAGATCATCATGCTCGGGCAGCCGGAACTGCTGGAGATGCTGGCCCGTCCGGACCTGCGCCAACTCGCGCAACGGATTACCGCACGCTATCATCTGGAACCACTCTCACTATCGGAAGTCAGCGCCTACATCAAACATCGCCTGGCGGTGGCGGGGGTAGAGCATCAGCTCTTCGCCAGCAGCATCCGCCAGATTTTCCACCTCAGCCATGGCATTCCGCGCCTGATCAACATGCTCTGCGACCGAGCCCTGCTCGGGGCCTACGTACAGGAGCAGGAGGCCGTCGACCCGCGGACCCTGCATAAGGCGGCCCAGGAGTTGTTCGGCAGCGGCAAGCCTGGGGCAAAAAAACGGGATCGCTATGGCCGGTGGCTGCTGGTAACACTACTGCTGCTACTCGGCGGTGGCGGAGCCCTGGGGCTGCACTTCTATCCCCTGCGAGTCGCGCAGCAACCTCGCACACCAGCGACGCAAACCCTGCCGCTTCCGCCCGCCGCAACTGCTGCACCCCGTGCCATGGACAGCCTGACCTGGCCCGCTGATTTGCCACAGGAGCAGAGCAAGCGCCTGGCGTATCAGGCGCTGTTTGCGCGCTGGGGGCTTGAATACAACCCGACTGCGCACGAGCTGGCCTGCCAGTTTGCCGAGCAACAGGGGTTAAAGTGCCTGTTCAAAAGAGGGAATCTGGGCAGCCTGATCAAACTCAACCGACCCGCCGTGCTCACCCTGCACGATCCCCGCGGCCAGAGTTATTACGCCACCTTAATCACGCTCAACGAAGAGACCGCCAGCTTCCGCCTCGGGACAGAAACCAGAAGGGTGATGCGGCGCCAGATTGAAGACGCCTGGGAGGGCGAATACGCCCTGCTGTGGCGTGCTCCGGCCTCTATGCCAAAGCTCTTGCATCCCGGCGACCAGACCCCGTCGGTTATCTGGCTTGACCAAACCCTGGCCCGCATCCTGAACAGACCGCCACAGGTCGAAAACCGGCCGCGCCTCGCCGGGGCGCTACTCAAAGAACTGCGCCAATTTCAATCCTCCAGGGGTCTCAGCCCCGATGGCGTAGTGGGAGCACAGACCCTGATTCAGCTCAACAGCCTGAGCGACAAAAGTATTCCGACACTGAACGCCGAGGGGCCCGAATAGCCGATGTCTTTTATTCTTGATGCACTCAAAAAATCAGAGCGCTCCCGCGCGGCCGGGAGCGTCCCCGACTTACAGACAGTCCATAATCCGACCCCAAGCTCAAATCTGAGGGAACGGCGGCAACCTTGGAAATTCTGGCTACTGCTGGCTCTGCTGGCCGTTCTGTTACTCAATGCCGGGCTGCTGCTCTGGGGGCCCAAGCCGCTGCAGACCGAAATCAGTGTTACATCCGCCGAGCCCCCAGCCACGGACAACGACCAACCCACAGCGCCAACCCCACTGACCCAACCTGCACTGCGCGACGTCCCCGCGGCGATGCCGCAAGCACAAACGGACCCGGTCGCCCCGCATAAGCCCAGGCGACAGGCTAGCCCACAGGTTCTGACGGTAGCGCGAGTGCCTGAAAAAGCCACATCCACCACCCCGCGATTGGAACACGCGCCTGCTGCATCTGCCGCACCTGCAGC
Above is a genomic segment from Geopsychrobacter electrodiphilus DSM 16401 containing:
- a CDS encoding ExeA family protein, giving the protein MYCDFFGLKENPFSIAPDPRYLYMSERHREALAHLLYGLQSDGGFVLLTGEVGTGKTTVCRCLLQQIPANVEVAFVLNPKLTALELLATLCDELRIDYPSGTTSIKLLVDRVNQSLLATHAAHRKTVLILDEAQNLAPEVLEQIRLLTNLETDRHKLLQIIMLGQPELLEMLARPDLRQLAQRITARYHLEPLSLSEVSAYIKHRLAVAGVEHQLFASSIRQIFHLSHGIPRLINMLCDRALLGAYVQEQEAVDPRTLHKAAQELFGSGKPGAKKRDRYGRWLLVTLLLLLGGGGALGLHFYPLRVAQQPRTPATQTLPLPPAATAAPRAMDSLTWPADLPQEQSKRLAYQALFARWGLEYNPTAHELACQFAEQQGLKCLFKRGNLGSLIKLNRPAVLTLHDPRGQSYYATLITLNEETASFRLGTETRRVMRRQIEDAWEGEYALLWRAPASMPKLLHPGDQTPSVIWLDQTLARILNRPPQVENRPRLAGALLKELRQFQSSRGLSPDGVVGAQTLIQLNSLSDKSIPTLNAEGPE
- a CDS encoding general secretion pathway protein GspB — its product is MSFILDALKKSERSRAAGSVPDLQTVHNPTPSSNLRERRQPWKFWLLLALLAVLLLNAGLLLWGPKPLQTEISVTSAEPPATDNDQPTAPTPLTQPALRDVPAAMPQAQTDPVAPHKPRRQASPQVLTVARVPEKATSTTPRLEHAPAASAAPAASSAPATLTPPAGNSLPPSELPAAIRSELPLITISLHYYSGDPRERMARINNKILREGEQLQDGLVLEEIIPSGLIFSYRGYRFKTDRHGSLRDLLDADTADPIR